A section of the Candidatus Bathyarchaeia archaeon genome encodes:
- a CDS encoding signal peptidase I, which translates to MRSRLSNAMKHGYVKTVILAVIIIGGVMAFWFGLRAGLRTEYPLLTVASGSMIPTLNVGDLILVQGAPDASSLNAAPEPDGDVIVFRSPRMDGELIVHRAVYKEFHEGFWYFRTQGDANFGEDRWFGDDVWEGMVSERRLIGKVVGKAPWIGFIPLYIRTREGIILIVILILLVVFAEYLPVLSRKQPEQR; encoded by the coding sequence TTGAGATCTAGACTGTCAAATGCTATGAAGCATGGTTACGTGAAGACTGTAATCTTGGCTGTCATCATAATTGGAGGCGTCATGGCTTTCTGGTTCGGTTTAAGAGCAGGCTTAAGAACGGAATATCCTCTTTTGACTGTTGCCTCGGGAAGCATGATTCCAACATTGAACGTCGGTGACCTCATACTGGTTCAAGGTGCTCCAGACGCGTCATCATTGAATGCGGCTCCAGAACCGGACGGCGACGTGATCGTGTTCAGAAGCCCTCGTATGGATGGTGAACTAATCGTGCATCGGGCAGTCTACAAGGAATTTCATGAGGGATTTTGGTATTTCCGAACTCAGGGTGATGCGAACTTTGGTGAAGACCGTTGGTTTGGTGACGATGTGTGGGAAGGCATGGTTTCTGAGAGACGTCTTATTGGCAAGGTGGTTGGTAAGGCTCCATGGATCGGCTTTATTCCCTTGTACATCAGAACTCGCGAGGGCATCATCCTCATAGTCATTCTGATTCTTCTCGTTGTTTTCGCAGAGTACCTGCCAGTTCTGTCTCGAAAACAGCCTGAACAACGCTAG
- a CDS encoding chorismate-binding protein, whose protein sequence is MAKCPKCGTEVSSPKKKWTMAGRPDKAGKKMQLEIGLFDCPKCHKPFRVVLNKRKI, encoded by the coding sequence ATGGCTAAATGTCCAAAATGTGGAACAGAAGTTAGCTCTCCAAAAAAGAAATGGACTATGGCTGGTCGACCGGACAAAGCGGGCAAGAAAATGCAGCTTGAAATTGGGCTTTTCGACTGTCCTAAATGCCACAAACCATTCCGCGTCGTCTTGAATAAGCGCAAGATTTAG